One Sulfolobales archaeon genomic window carries:
- a CDS encoding enoyl-CoA hydratase/isomerase family protein, whose product MAVKSYVDDSGVMWARISRVERRNAWSSEVSKGFIDLVERISRDRGVIGLVVTGEGDYFSAGVDLKEILEATDVKRVEEIFSLARRAFEGIAMLEKPVVVALNGPAFGIAVELLHIVDYVIASRRASLAITGARLGLIPPLTPLTGWRNIGVRRATYLAISGRSISADEALSMGLVDEVVDQELLERRSREVVREIASSDPDAVASIKRAIAVEKLRYIEEGFKLIAESAMREETRRRIKEFLSRR is encoded by the coding sequence ATGGCTGTTAAGAGCTATGTTGATGATTCTGGGGTTATGTGGGCTAGGATTAGCAGGGTTGAGAGGAGGAATGCGTGGAGCTCTGAGGTTTCTAAGGGGTTTATAGATCTTGTTGAGAGGATATCCAGGGATCGGGGGGTTATAGGCTTGGTAGTTACGGGTGAGGGTGATTATTTCTCGGCGGGGGTGGATCTAAAGGAGATCTTGGAGGCTACGGATGTGAAAAGGGTTGAGGAGATCTTCAGCCTGGCTAGAAGAGCCTTTGAGGGTATAGCTATGCTTGAGAAGCCTGTGGTGGTTGCGTTAAACGGCCCTGCATTTGGCATAGCTGTTGAGCTACTCCATATAGTGGATTATGTGATAGCCTCTAGAAGGGCTAGCCTTGCGATAACAGGCGCTAGACTAGGTCTTATACCACCTCTAACACCTCTAACTGGGTGGAGGAATATCGGGGTTAGAAGGGCTACTTATCTAGCTATAAGCGGCAGATCTATATCTGCTGATGAAGCACTCTCCATGGGTCTTGTGGATGAGGTTGTTGATCAAGAGCTCCTGGAGAGAAGATCTAGAGAGGTTGTGAGGGAAATAGCATCATCAGACCCAGATGCTGTAGCATCGATTAAAAGGGCTATAGCTGTTGAGAAGCTTAGATATATAGAGGAGGGGTTCAAGCT